AGAACTTGAATTTGTAGGAGCTAGAAAAGAGTCCTATCGTTCTGATTCGAGAAAACCTATTGTAGAAGATGGTACATTAGAAGATGACCAAAATAGACGAGACTTCACCATTAACGCTTTAGCAATTAGACTAAATAAAGAACATTTTGGAGAACTTATAGACCCTTTTGATGGACTAAAAGACTTAGAGAATAAAATCATTAGAACACCATTAGAATCAAATATAACCTATTCTGATGACCCTTTAAGAATGATGAGAGCTATTCGCTTTGCTACTCAATTGAATTTTAACATTGAAGAATCTTCTTTACAAGCTATCAAAGATAATGCTAATAGACTAGAAATAATTTCTCAAGAACGCATTACTGAAGAACTAAATAAAATAATACTTTCATCAAAACCTTCTATAGGCTTTAAATTGTTATTCAACACCGAACTACTCCATCAATTCTTTCCTAAAATGGTTGAATTACAAGGAGTAGAAATTATTGACAATAAAGGGCATAAAGACAATTTTTATCATACCCTTCAGGTACTAGACAATATCTGTGAAAATAGTGATAATTTGTGGCTTAGATGGGCTGCTATTTTACACGATATTGCTAAGCCAGACACCAAGAAATTTGAAGAAAAACAAGGCTGGACTTTTCATGGACACGAATTTTTAGGCTCAAAGATGGTGCCAAAAATTTTCAAACAATTAAAATTGCCTTTGAATGAAAAGATGAAATACGTTAAAAAGTTAGTACGACTACATCTAAGACCCATCGTATTGGCACAAGAAATAGTTACAGACTCAGCAGTAAGACGATTATTATTTGATGCCGGTGAAGATATAGATGACTTAATGACCTTATGTGATGCCGATATCACTTCCAAAAACCCTGAAAAAGTAAAGCGTTACCTAAATAATTTTCAACTTGTCAGGCAAAAGATTAAGGACGTTGAAGAACGTGACCAGATAAGAAATATGCAACCCCCTATTAGTGGTGAAGAAATAATCGATATTTTTGATATTAAACCAAGTAAAGAAATTGGCATATTAAAAAATGCAATTAAAGATGCTATATTAGATGGCATCATTGCGAATGAAAAAAAGGAAGCCTATCAATTCTTAATTAAAAAAGCTGAAGAAATTGGGCTTAAACCAAAAAGATAAATAATGACTGTAAAATTAAATGTTGTTCTTGATCACAACGACGATGTATTTAGAGAGATTCTCATCAACACAGAAAATACGCTAGAAGATTTACATAAAGTAATAGTATCTGCTTTTGCACTAAAGCCTGAAGAGATGGCTGCCTTTTATTTAACTAATGAAGAATGGGAACAAGGCGAGGAAATTCCACTCATCGCTATGGAGCCTAATTCTAGAGAAATGCAAAACATTAGTGTTAACGATATATTTCAAAATACAGAAAAACTGCTCTATGTTAATGACTTCCTAACGCTATGGCGATTCATGATTGAAGTTGAA
Above is a window of Flavobacteriales bacterium DNA encoding:
- a CDS encoding HD domain-containing protein, whose product is MNLKQHIQHPIFSIVSQAADELAYETYVIGGFVRDAILDRTQPTDIDFVCVGSGIKLANKVSELVGNDTKVQVFKNFGTAMLRYQDLELEFVGARKESYRSDSRKPIVEDGTLEDDQNRRDFTINALAIRLNKEHFGELIDPFDGLKDLENKIIRTPLESNITYSDDPLRMMRAIRFATQLNFNIEESSLQAIKDNANRLEIISQERITEELNKIILSSKPSIGFKLLFNTELLHQFFPKMVELQGVEIIDNKGHKDNFYHTLQVLDNICENSDNLWLRWAAILHDIAKPDTKKFEEKQGWTFHGHEFLGSKMVPKIFKQLKLPLNEKMKYVKKLVRLHLRPIVLAQEIVTDSAVRRLLFDAGEDIDDLMTLCDADITSKNPEKVKRYLNNFQLVRQKIKDVEERDQIRNMQPPISGEEIIDIFDIKPSKEIGILKNAIKDAILDGIIANEKKEAYQFLIKKAEEIGLKPKR